From the genome of Streptacidiphilus rugosus AM-16, one region includes:
- a CDS encoding protein meaA, which translates to MTTHRDRPWLMRTYAGHSSAAASNELYRKNLAKGQTGLSVAFDLPTQTGYNPDHVLARGEVGRVGVPVSHVGDMRALFEGIPLERTNTSMTINATAMWLLAMYQVVAEEQGADIAKLTGTTQNDIVKEYLSRGTHVFPPGPSVRLTTDMIAYTVANIPKWNPINICSYHLQEAGATPVQELAFAMCTAIAVLDAVRDSGQVKPEQMGEVVARISFFVNAGVRFVEEMCKLRAFSQLWEKVTLERYGVTDAKQRRFRYGVQVNSLGLTEAQPENNVQRIVLEMLAVTLSKDARARAVQLPAWNEALGLPRPWDQQWSLRIQQVLAFESDLLEYGDLFTGSVVVEGKVAELVEGAEAEIAKVLGMGGAIPAVESGYMKAALVASHAERRGRIESGEDKVVGVNCYETTEPSPLTADLDTAIMVVDGDAERAVVEAFAGWLAERDEAAAQAALAELRAQAQTDVNLMPATLACVRAGVTTGEWAQALRDVFGEYRAPTGVGGAPITGVIDPDSGSELLTVRAAVDRTAQELGSGKLRLLVGKPGLDGHSNGAEQIAVRARDAGFEVVYQGIRLTPEQITAAAVAEDVHCVGLSILSGAHAELVPDVLRRLRRAGVEDVPVVVGGIIPAADEQVLLAQGVAAVFTPKDFGITAIIGRIVDEIRLAHGLDPIFAKTAPTTDIKEETLAS; encoded by the coding sequence ATGACGACTCATCGGGACCGGCCGTGGCTGATGCGGACCTACGCGGGGCACTCCTCCGCGGCCGCGTCGAACGAGCTGTACCGGAAGAACCTGGCGAAGGGTCAGACGGGCCTCTCCGTCGCCTTCGACCTGCCGACGCAGACGGGCTACAACCCCGACCACGTCCTCGCCCGCGGCGAGGTCGGCCGGGTCGGGGTGCCGGTCAGCCATGTGGGTGACATGCGGGCCCTGTTCGAGGGCATCCCGCTGGAGCGCACCAACACCTCGATGACCATCAACGCCACGGCCATGTGGCTGCTGGCGATGTACCAGGTGGTCGCCGAGGAGCAGGGCGCGGACATCGCCAAGCTCACCGGGACGACGCAGAACGACATCGTCAAGGAGTACCTGTCGCGCGGGACGCACGTCTTCCCGCCCGGCCCCTCCGTCCGGCTGACCACGGACATGATCGCCTACACGGTCGCCAACATCCCCAAGTGGAACCCGATCAACATCTGCAGCTACCACCTGCAGGAGGCCGGGGCCACGCCGGTGCAGGAGCTGGCCTTCGCGATGTGCACGGCGATCGCCGTGCTCGACGCGGTCCGCGACAGCGGGCAGGTCAAGCCGGAGCAGATGGGCGAGGTCGTCGCCCGGATCTCCTTCTTCGTCAACGCCGGCGTGCGCTTCGTCGAGGAGATGTGCAAGCTGCGCGCCTTCTCCCAGCTCTGGGAGAAGGTCACGCTGGAGCGCTACGGCGTCACCGACGCCAAGCAGCGCCGGTTCCGCTACGGCGTCCAGGTGAACTCCCTCGGCCTGACCGAGGCGCAGCCGGAGAACAACGTCCAGCGCATCGTGCTGGAGATGCTCGCCGTCACCCTCTCCAAGGACGCCCGCGCCCGCGCCGTGCAGCTGCCCGCCTGGAACGAGGCGCTGGGCCTGCCCCGGCCCTGGGACCAGCAGTGGTCGCTGCGGATCCAGCAGGTGCTGGCCTTCGAGTCGGACCTGCTGGAGTACGGGGACCTGTTCACCGGCAGCGTCGTGGTCGAGGGCAAGGTCGCCGAGCTGGTCGAGGGCGCCGAGGCGGAGATCGCCAAGGTGCTCGGGATGGGCGGGGCGATCCCGGCCGTCGAGTCCGGCTACATGAAGGCGGCCCTGGTCGCCTCGCACGCCGAGCGCCGGGGCCGGATCGAGTCCGGTGAGGACAAGGTCGTCGGCGTCAACTGCTACGAGACCACCGAGCCGAGCCCGCTGACGGCCGACCTGGACACCGCGATCATGGTCGTGGACGGGGACGCCGAGCGCGCCGTCGTCGAGGCCTTCGCGGGCTGGCTGGCCGAGCGGGACGAGGCCGCCGCGCAGGCGGCGCTGGCGGAGCTCAGGGCGCAGGCGCAGACCGACGTCAACCTCATGCCGGCCACCCTCGCCTGCGTCCGCGCGGGCGTGACCACCGGCGAGTGGGCGCAGGCGCTGCGCGACGTCTTCGGCGAGTACCGGGCGCCCACCGGCGTCGGCGGCGCGCCGATCACCGGCGTGATCGACCCGGACTCCGGCAGCGAGCTGCTGACGGTCCGTGCGGCGGTGGACCGGACGGCGCAGGAGCTGGGCAGCGGCAAGCTGCGGCTGCTGGTCGGCAAGCCCGGCCTCGACGGCCACTCCAACGGCGCCGAGCAGATCGCCGTCCGGGCCCGCGACGCCGGCTTCGAGGTGGTCTACCAGGGCATCCGGCTGACGCCCGAGCAGATCACCGCCGCGGCCGTGGCCGAGGACGTGCACTGCGTGGGCCTGTCGATCCTCTCCGGCGCGCACGCCGAACTGGTCCCCGACGTGCTCCGCCGCCTGCGCCGCGCGGGCGTGGAGGACGTGCCGGTCGTCGTCGGCGGGATCATCCCGGCCGCCGACGAGCAGGTGCTGCTTGCCCAGGGCGTGGCGGCGGTGTTCACTCCGAAGGACTTCGGGATCACCGCGATCATCGGCCGTATCGTCGACGAGATCCGTCTGGCCCACGGGCTGGACCCGATCTTCGCCAAGACTGCCCCCACCACGGACATCAAGGAAGAGACCCTCGCCTCATGA
- a CDS encoding CTP synthase C-terminal region-related (seleno)protein: MTTHPALPAPRIALVGDRSPQVRSHRRIPRLAAALLERDSLPLDLYWIGTDEIDSPEDLHGFDGIWLLPGSPYRSEAGALHAVRAAREHGTPFLGTCGGFQHALLEYARDVCGLPEAAHAENDPEAERPLIAPLACSLVGHELPIAVVPGTLAERLLGAERTVERYHCSYGLHPDFPALLTAHGLVFSGHDAEGAPRVAELPAERHPFFLASLFQPELAGDGSRPHPFVRGFAEAATHCYPGVARVQ; encoded by the coding sequence ATGACGACGCACCCCGCTCTCCCCGCGCCCCGGATCGCCCTGGTCGGCGACCGCTCCCCGCAGGTCCGCTCGCACCGCCGCATCCCGCGGCTCGCCGCGGCACTGCTGGAGCGCGACTCGCTCCCGCTCGACCTGTACTGGATCGGTACCGACGAGATCGACTCGCCGGAGGACCTGCACGGCTTCGACGGAATCTGGCTGCTGCCCGGCAGCCCCTACCGCTCCGAGGCGGGCGCGTTGCACGCGGTGCGTGCCGCGCGCGAGCACGGCACCCCGTTCCTCGGCACCTGCGGCGGCTTCCAGCACGCGCTGCTGGAGTACGCCCGGGACGTCTGCGGGCTGCCCGAGGCCGCGCACGCCGAGAACGACCCCGAGGCGGAGCGCCCGCTGATCGCACCGCTGGCCTGCTCACTGGTCGGCCACGAGCTGCCGATCGCCGTCGTGCCCGGCACCCTCGCGGAGCGGCTGCTCGGCGCGGAGCGCACCGTCGAGCGCTACCACTGCTCCTACGGCCTGCACCCCGACTTCCCCGCCCTGCTCACGGCCCACGGCCTGGTCTTCAGCGGCCACGACGCCGAGGGCGCGCCGCGCGTCGCCGAGCTGCCGGCCGAGCGGCACCCGTTCTTCCTGGCGTCCCTCTTCCAGCCGGAGCTCGCGGGCGACGGCTCCCGCCCGCACCCCTTCGTCCGCGGCTTCGCCGAGGCGGCCACCCATTGCTACCCGGGGGTAGCGCGGGTACAGTGA
- a CDS encoding VOC family protein, which translates to MTEPLIPLSQDEVLDVVDDQDRVVGRARRAEVMAEGLLHRCVFVLATDPDGRIFVHRRTPEKIVFPSLYDVFVGGVVGTGESYDEAAKREAEEELGVTGIEPEHLFTFRYESAEHRWFSAVYRARTPVEVNPQAEEVSWHAFLTEQQLTEALPDWEVVPDGLEAWRRLAAWRNAMAEPLGRPAASAAVADLGWRYLLGTLRTAVPVSSLARAAEVAARAVAVCGQDADRNLRVDLRPDQVVLTLQSADQADVTVRDAELAARISSALRESGLTPGWEGVRSVQMLELAIDALDIPAIRPFWKAVLGYADEPGRTDPTDAVVDPLGQGPAIWFQQMDEPRHQRNRIHFDICVPHDEAPRRIAAALAAGGRLLDETPAPAFWILADAEGNEACITTWQGRD; encoded by the coding sequence ATGACCGAACCACTGATCCCTCTCAGCCAGGACGAGGTCCTGGACGTCGTCGACGACCAGGACCGTGTCGTCGGTCGGGCCAGGCGCGCCGAGGTGATGGCCGAGGGGCTGCTCCACCGGTGCGTCTTCGTCCTGGCCACCGACCCGGACGGCCGGATCTTCGTGCACCGCCGCACCCCGGAGAAGATCGTCTTCCCGTCCCTGTACGACGTCTTCGTCGGCGGCGTCGTCGGCACGGGCGAGTCCTACGACGAGGCCGCGAAGCGGGAGGCGGAGGAAGAGCTGGGGGTGACCGGGATCGAGCCCGAGCACCTGTTCACCTTCCGCTACGAGAGCGCCGAGCACCGCTGGTTCTCCGCCGTGTACCGGGCCCGCACCCCGGTCGAGGTGAACCCGCAGGCGGAGGAGGTCTCCTGGCACGCGTTTCTGACGGAGCAGCAGCTGACGGAAGCGCTGCCCGACTGGGAGGTGGTGCCCGACGGCCTGGAGGCGTGGCGCAGGCTCGCCGCCTGGCGGAACGCCATGGCCGAGCCGCTCGGCCGCCCTGCCGCGTCTGCGGCCGTCGCCGACCTGGGCTGGCGCTATCTGCTGGGCACGCTGCGCACGGCCGTCCCGGTCTCCTCGCTGGCCCGGGCGGCCGAGGTCGCCGCCCGCGCCGTCGCCGTCTGCGGCCAGGACGCCGACCGGAACCTGCGGGTGGACCTGCGGCCCGACCAGGTGGTGCTCACCCTGCAGTCCGCGGACCAGGCCGACGTCACGGTGCGCGACGCCGAGCTGGCGGCGCGGATCAGCTCCGCACTGCGGGAGTCGGGGCTCACGCCCGGCTGGGAGGGCGTGCGGTCGGTGCAGATGCTGGAACTCGCCATCGACGCCCTGGACATCCCCGCGATCCGTCCCTTCTGGAAGGCCGTCCTCGGCTACGCCGACGAACCCGGCCGCACCGACCCGACGGACGCGGTGGTCGACCCGCTCGGGCAGGGGCCGGCGATCTGGTTCCAACAGATGGACGAGCCCCGCCACCAGCGCAACCGGATCCACTTCGACATCTGCGTCCCGCACGACGAGGCCCCGCGCCGGATCGCGGCCGCCCTCGCGGCCGGAGGCCGCCTTCTCGACGAGACCCCGGCCCCCGCGTTCTGGATCCTGGCCGACGCCGAGGGCAACGAGGCCTGCATCACCACCTGGCAGGGCCGCGACTGA
- a CDS encoding MaoC family dehydratase — protein MQFGRTYEEFEVGAVYKHWPGKTVTEYDDHLFCLLTMNHHPLHMDANYATTTVQGKNVVVGNYIYSLLLGMSVEDVSGKALANLEIESLKHVAPTFHGDTIYGQTEVLDKHMTSKPDRGIVHVETKGYNQDGTLVCVFRRKVMVPTEQYLKERGGDQPGRPELREQP, from the coding sequence ATGCAGTTCGGACGCACCTACGAGGAGTTCGAGGTCGGCGCGGTCTACAAGCACTGGCCGGGAAAGACGGTCACCGAGTACGACGACCACCTCTTCTGCCTGCTCACCATGAACCACCACCCGCTGCACATGGACGCGAACTACGCGACCACCACCGTGCAGGGCAAGAACGTCGTGGTCGGCAACTACATCTACTCGCTGCTGCTCGGCATGAGCGTGGAGGACGTCTCCGGCAAGGCCCTGGCCAACCTCGAGATCGAGTCGCTCAAGCACGTGGCGCCGACGTTCCACGGCGACACGATCTACGGCCAGACCGAGGTCCTCGACAAGCACATGACCTCCAAGCCGGACCGGGGCATCGTCCACGTCGAGACCAAGGGCTACAACCAGGACGGCACCCTGGTCTGCGTCTTCCGCCGCAAGGTCATGGTCCCCACCGAGCAGTACCTCAAGGAGCGCGGCGGAGACCAGCCCGGCCGCCCCGAGCTGCGCGAGCAGCCGTAA
- a CDS encoding HpcH/HpaI aldolase/citrate lyase family protein, whose amino-acid sequence MSNVNRLRPRRSCLAVPGSNPRFLEKAQGLPADQVFLDLEDACAPLAKEGARHTIVDFLNKGDWTGKTRVVRVNDWTTHWTYRDVVTVVEGAGQNLDCIMLPKVQDAQQIVALDLLLTQIEKTMGFEVGKIGIEAQIENAKGLINVDAIAEASPRLETIIFGPADFMASINMKSLVVGEQPPGYPADAYHYILMRILMAARANDLQAIDGPYLQIKNVDGYREVAGRSAALGFDGKWVLHPGQVDAANEVYSPSQEDYDHAELILDAYDWCTSEAGGKKGSAMLGDEMIDEASRKMALVISGKGRAAGMQRTTKFEIPEA is encoded by the coding sequence ATGAGCAACGTCAACCGGCTCCGTCCGCGCCGTTCCTGCCTGGCGGTGCCGGGCTCCAACCCGCGCTTCCTGGAGAAGGCCCAGGGCCTGCCGGCCGACCAGGTCTTCCTGGACCTGGAGGACGCCTGCGCGCCGCTGGCCAAGGAGGGCGCCCGCCACACCATCGTCGACTTCCTGAACAAGGGCGACTGGACCGGCAAGACCCGGGTCGTCCGGGTGAACGACTGGACCACCCACTGGACCTACCGCGACGTGGTCACCGTCGTCGAGGGCGCGGGCCAGAACCTGGACTGCATCATGCTGCCCAAGGTCCAGGACGCCCAGCAGATCGTCGCGCTGGACCTGCTGCTGACCCAGATCGAGAAGACCATGGGCTTCGAGGTCGGCAAGATCGGCATCGAGGCGCAGATCGAGAACGCCAAGGGCCTGATCAACGTCGACGCGATCGCCGAGGCATCGCCGCGCCTGGAGACCATCATCTTCGGCCCGGCCGACTTCATGGCCTCCATCAACATGAAGTCCCTGGTCGTCGGCGAGCAGCCGCCCGGCTACCCGGCCGACGCCTACCACTACATCCTGATGCGCATCCTGATGGCCGCCCGCGCCAACGACCTGCAGGCCATCGACGGCCCCTACCTGCAGATCAAGAACGTCGACGGCTACCGCGAGGTCGCCGGCCGCAGCGCCGCGCTGGGCTTCGACGGCAAGTGGGTGCTGCACCCCGGCCAGGTCGACGCCGCCAACGAGGTCTACTCCCCCTCCCAGGAGGACTACGACCACGCCGAGCTGATCCTGGACGCCTACGACTGGTGCACCAGCGAGGCCGGCGGCAAGAAGGGCTCCGCGATGCTCGGCGACGAGATGATCGACGAGGCCTCCCGCAAGATGGCCCTGGTCATCTCCGGCAAGGGCCGCGCCGCCGGCATGCAGCGCACCACCAAGTTCGAAATTCCGGAGGCGTAA
- a CDS encoding LysR family transcriptional regulator — MDPQHLRTFVAVAGLASFSAAARELGYTQSAISQQIAALEQDLRTPLLLRRPVVPTEAGARLLEHAPGILLRLDAARADVARLGRSARGRLRLAVTALAVPEGTARALALTRRELPRADIAVAVLGRAAAVAAVASGEADVAVVDGLAAPSDPLALPASAPVSATRIAERGLGVLLPAGHPLARRDRVPLAALSDARWLDAPEAAVPLAELRAATGSEAFPATLTLTGPDLRSVTACVAAGLGLAAVPAGTPLPPDVAAVPLADPGLLHRTEALWAGTLTGAARTFVDALGSH, encoded by the coding sequence ATGGATCCCCAGCACCTGCGCACCTTCGTGGCCGTCGCCGGGCTCGCCTCCTTCTCGGCGGCGGCGAGGGAGCTGGGCTACACCCAGTCCGCGATCTCCCAGCAGATCGCCGCGCTGGAGCAGGACCTGCGCACCCCGCTGCTGCTGCGCCGCCCGGTCGTCCCTACCGAGGCGGGCGCGCGACTCCTGGAGCACGCCCCCGGCATCCTGCTCCGCCTGGACGCGGCCCGTGCCGACGTCGCCAGGCTGGGCCGGTCCGCGCGCGGCCGCCTCCGACTGGCGGTGACGGCCCTTGCGGTCCCGGAAGGCACGGCGCGGGCCCTGGCCCTGACCCGCCGTGAACTGCCGCGCGCCGACATCGCCGTCGCCGTCCTCGGCCGAGCCGCGGCGGTCGCGGCCGTGGCTTCGGGAGAGGCAGACGTCGCCGTGGTCGACGGCCTGGCCGCGCCCAGCGACCCGCTCGCGCTGCCGGCCTCCGCGCCGGTCTCGGCCACCCGTATCGCCGAACGCGGACTCGGCGTCCTGCTGCCCGCCGGCCATCCGCTGGCACGCCGGGACCGCGTCCCGCTCGCCGCGCTGAGCGACGCCCGCTGGCTCGACGCCCCGGAGGCGGCCGTCCCCCTGGCCGAGCTCCGGGCCGCGACCGGATCCGAGGCCTTCCCCGCGACGTTGACCCTCACCGGTCCCGACCTCCGGTCCGTGACGGCCTGCGTGGCCGCCGGCCTCGGCCTCGCCGCCGTCCCCGCGGGCACGCCGCTGCCGCCGGACGTCGCCGCGGTCCCGCTCGCCGACCCCGGTCTGCTGCACCGCACCGAGGCGCTGTGGGCCGGGACCCTCACCGGCGCGGCGAGGACCTTCGTCGACGCGCTCGGATCCCACTGA
- a CDS encoding TetR family transcriptional regulator, whose product MTTEEQLLEQVAGAGASGAEGPAGGPARRATAQRQLMRQELASAAMELFAGQGYEETTVDQIAAAAGVARRTFFRYFRSKEEAIFPDHDDTLVRVADLLASAEPAEHPLDVVCRGIKEVLRMYAATPSVSVARYRLIRQVPTLREREIAVVARYERLFTRYLLGRFDTDQGDDAMLAEVSAAAVVAAHNHVLRRWLRAGGRGEVETQLDHAFEAIRRTFWGDLTTKRSALPLAPSASSSGEIVIAVTRTDAPLDEVMASIRTALTRPDES is encoded by the coding sequence ATGACCACGGAAGAGCAGCTGCTGGAGCAGGTGGCCGGCGCGGGCGCGTCCGGAGCCGAAGGACCGGCCGGTGGCCCGGCGCGCCGGGCCACCGCCCAGCGACAGCTGATGCGTCAGGAACTGGCCTCCGCGGCGATGGAGCTCTTCGCCGGCCAGGGCTACGAGGAGACCACGGTCGACCAGATCGCGGCCGCCGCGGGCGTGGCCCGGCGCACCTTCTTCCGGTACTTCCGGTCCAAGGAGGAGGCGATCTTCCCGGACCACGACGACACCCTGGTCCGGGTGGCCGACCTGCTGGCCAGCGCGGAGCCCGCCGAGCACCCGCTGGACGTGGTCTGCCGGGGCATCAAGGAGGTGCTGCGGATGTACGCGGCCACCCCCTCGGTCTCGGTGGCCCGCTACCGGCTGATCCGCCAGGTGCCGACGCTGCGCGAGCGCGAGATCGCCGTGGTCGCCCGATACGAGCGGCTGTTCACCCGCTACCTGCTCGGGCGGTTCGACACCGACCAGGGCGACGACGCGATGCTGGCCGAGGTCTCGGCCGCGGCCGTGGTCGCCGCCCACAACCACGTGCTGCGGCGCTGGCTGCGGGCCGGCGGCCGGGGCGAGGTGGAGACCCAGTTGGACCATGCGTTCGAGGCGATCCGCCGCACCTTCTGGGGCGACCTGACCACCAAGCGCTCGGCACTCCCACTGGCACCCAGTGCCAGCAGCTCGGGGGAGATCGTCATCGCCGTCACCCGGACGGACGCGCCCCTCGACGAGGTCATGGCCAGCATCCGCACCGCGCTGACCCGGCCGGACGAGTCGTAA
- a CDS encoding 3-hydroxyacyl-CoA dehydrogenase family protein: MTESTPLSAVPFATVAVVGLGTMGAGIAELAARSGRQVIGIEATPAEAHAARTRIEEATAHSVARGRLTKAERQELLSRLQVTHELTAAAEAELVIEEVPENLELKREIFAELDKICPPETVLATGTTALSVTRIAAATTRPERVLGLHFFNPAPVMQLVEVVRTVLTGPQAAEDAAAFARSLGKSPVAAGDRAGFIVNGLLFAYLNQAAAMFESRYASREDIDAAMRFGCGLPMGPLALLDLIGIDTAKTVLEAMYAQSHDRLHAPAPILGQFAAAGLLGRKSGRGFYSYAAPGSSQVVAEEGASAKVRVAGREIRSVGVCGSGTMANGIAEVFAKAGYTVTQVARSQEKADRSKAAIQKSLDRMVSKGRLSAEDRDATLARVTPSGAYEDLHSVDLVLEAVAEDLAVKRELFATLDKICKPGAVLATTTSSLPVIQCATATGRPQDVIGMHFFNPAPAMKLVEVVSTVLTAEDVTATVLDLCATVRKHPVECGDRAGFIVNALLFPYLNDAVRMIEEHYASVDDVDTAMKLGCGYPMGPFELLDVVGLDVSLTIEKVLHAEFREPGLAPAPLLEHLVTAGCLGRKTGRGFRDHARR; this comes from the coding sequence ATGACTGAATCCACGCCCCTGTCCGCCGTCCCCTTCGCCACCGTCGCCGTCGTCGGCCTGGGCACCATGGGCGCCGGGATCGCCGAGCTCGCCGCCCGCAGCGGGCGGCAGGTGATCGGCATCGAGGCCACCCCCGCCGAGGCGCACGCCGCCCGGACCAGGATCGAGGAGGCCACCGCGCACTCGGTCGCCCGCGGCCGGCTGACCAAGGCCGAGCGCCAGGAGCTGCTCTCCCGACTGCAGGTCACCCACGAGCTCACCGCCGCCGCAGAGGCGGAACTCGTGATCGAGGAGGTCCCGGAGAACCTGGAGCTCAAGCGCGAGATCTTCGCCGAGCTGGACAAGATCTGCCCGCCGGAGACCGTGCTGGCCACCGGCACCACCGCCCTGTCGGTGACCCGGATCGCCGCCGCGACCACGCGCCCGGAGCGGGTGCTCGGCCTGCACTTCTTCAACCCGGCCCCGGTCATGCAGCTGGTCGAGGTGGTCCGCACCGTGCTGACCGGCCCCCAGGCCGCCGAGGACGCCGCCGCGTTCGCACGGTCGCTCGGCAAGAGTCCGGTCGCCGCCGGGGACCGGGCCGGGTTCATCGTGAACGGGCTGCTGTTCGCCTACCTGAACCAGGCCGCCGCGATGTTCGAGTCGCGCTACGCCAGCCGCGAGGACATCGACGCCGCCATGCGCTTCGGCTGCGGTCTGCCGATGGGCCCCCTCGCCCTGCTGGACCTGATCGGCATCGACACCGCCAAGACCGTGCTGGAGGCCATGTACGCGCAGTCGCACGACCGGCTGCACGCGCCCGCCCCGATCCTCGGCCAGTTCGCCGCGGCCGGCCTGCTGGGCCGCAAGAGCGGGCGCGGCTTCTACAGCTACGCCGCCCCCGGCTCCTCCCAGGTCGTCGCCGAGGAGGGCGCGAGCGCCAAGGTGCGCGTCGCGGGCCGCGAGATCCGCAGCGTCGGCGTCTGCGGCTCGGGCACCATGGCCAACGGCATCGCCGAGGTCTTCGCCAAGGCGGGCTACACGGTCACCCAGGTCGCCCGCAGCCAGGAGAAGGCGGACCGGTCCAAGGCCGCGATCCAGAAGTCCCTGGACCGCATGGTGAGCAAGGGCCGCCTCTCCGCGGAGGACCGCGACGCCACCCTGGCCAGGGTCACCCCGAGCGGCGCCTACGAGGACCTGCACAGCGTCGACCTGGTGCTGGAGGCCGTCGCCGAGGACCTGGCCGTCAAGCGCGAGCTGTTCGCCACGCTGGACAAGATCTGCAAGCCGGGCGCGGTGCTCGCCACGACCACCTCCTCGCTGCCGGTGATCCAGTGCGCGACCGCCACCGGCCGCCCGCAGGACGTGATCGGGATGCACTTCTTCAACCCGGCCCCGGCGATGAAGCTGGTCGAGGTCGTCTCCACGGTGCTGACCGCCGAGGACGTCACCGCGACCGTGCTCGACCTGTGCGCCACGGTGCGCAAGCACCCGGTGGAGTGCGGCGACCGCGCCGGGTTCATCGTGAACGCACTGCTCTTCCCGTACCTGAACGACGCCGTCCGGATGATCGAGGAGCACTACGCCTCGGTCGACGACGTGGACACCGCGATGAAGCTCGGCTGCGGCTACCCGATGGGCCCGTTCGAGCTGCTGGACGTGGTCGGCCTGGACGTCTCGCTGACGATCGAGAAGGTGCTGCACGCCGAGTTCCGCGAGCCCGGCCTGGCGCCCGCGCCGCTGCTCGAGCACCTGGTGACCGCGGGCTGCCTGGGTCGCAAGACCGGCCGCGGCTTCCGCGACCACGCGCGGCGATGA
- the ccrA gene encoding crotonyl-CoA carboxylase/reductase, producing the protein MKEILDAILNPGTSAAEYAALKLPESYRAITLHKDEQDMFAGQESRDKDPRKSLHLDEIALPELGPGEALVAVMASAVNYNTVWSSIFEPVSTFGFLERYGRLSPETARHDQPFHVLGSDLAGVVLRTGPGVHAWKPGDKVVAHCLSVELESADGHNDTMLDPEQRIWGFETNYGGLAEIALVKSNQLMPKPEHLTWEEAASPGLVNSTAYRQLVSRNGAGMKQGDNVLIWGASGGLGSYATQYALAGGANPICVVSSPAKAKICEEMGAEAIIDRSAEGYTFWKDEHNQDPREWKRFGGKIRELTGGEDVDIVFEHPGRETFGASVYVTRKGGTVVTCASTSGYMHQYDNRYLWMSLKRIVGSHFANYREAWEANRLIAKGKIHPTLSKTYTLAETGQASLDVHQNKHQGKVGVLCLAPEEGLGVTNPELRAKHLPAINRFRGE; encoded by the coding sequence ATGAAGGAAATCCTCGACGCGATCCTCAACCCGGGGACCAGCGCCGCCGAATACGCAGCGCTGAAGCTCCCCGAGTCGTACCGGGCGATCACGCTCCACAAGGACGAGCAGGACATGTTCGCCGGCCAGGAGAGCCGCGACAAGGACCCGCGCAAGTCCCTGCACCTGGACGAGATCGCCCTGCCCGAGCTCGGCCCGGGCGAGGCCCTGGTCGCGGTGATGGCGAGCGCGGTCAACTACAACACCGTGTGGAGCTCGATCTTCGAGCCGGTCTCCACCTTCGGATTCCTGGAGCGCTATGGACGCCTCTCGCCCGAAACGGCGCGCCACGACCAGCCCTTCCACGTCCTCGGCTCCGACCTGGCGGGCGTGGTGCTGCGCACCGGGCCGGGCGTGCACGCATGGAAGCCCGGCGACAAGGTGGTCGCCCACTGTCTCAGCGTCGAGCTGGAGAGCGCCGACGGCCACAACGACACCATGCTGGACCCCGAGCAGCGCATCTGGGGCTTCGAGACCAACTACGGCGGCCTGGCCGAGATCGCGCTGGTCAAGTCCAACCAGCTGATGCCCAAGCCGGAGCACCTCACCTGGGAGGAGGCCGCCTCCCCCGGCCTGGTGAACTCCACCGCCTACCGGCAGCTGGTCTCCCGCAACGGCGCCGGCATGAAGCAGGGCGACAACGTGCTGATCTGGGGCGCCTCCGGCGGCCTCGGCTCCTACGCCACCCAGTACGCGCTGGCCGGCGGCGCCAACCCGATCTGCGTCGTCTCCAGCCCCGCCAAGGCGAAGATCTGCGAGGAGATGGGCGCCGAGGCGATCATCGACCGCTCCGCCGAGGGCTACACGTTCTGGAAGGACGAGCACAACCAGGACCCGCGCGAGTGGAAGCGCTTCGGCGGCAAGATCCGCGAGCTGACCGGCGGCGAGGACGTCGACATCGTCTTCGAGCACCCGGGCCGGGAGACCTTCGGCGCGTCCGTCTACGTCACCCGTAAGGGCGGCACCGTCGTGACCTGCGCCTCCACCTCCGGCTACATGCACCAGTACGACAACCGCTACCTGTGGATGTCGCTCAAGCGCATCGTCGGCTCGCACTTCGCCAACTACCGCGAGGCCTGGGAGGCCAACCGCCTCATCGCCAAGGGCAAGATCCACCCGACGCTGTCGAAGACCTACACCCTCGCCGAGACCGGCCAGGCCTCGCTCGACGTGCACCAGAACAAGCACCAGGGCAAGGTCGGCGTCCTCTGCCTCGCGCCCGAGGAGGGTCTCGGCGTCACCAACCCGGAGCTGCGCGCCAAGCACCTGCCCGCCATCAACCGCTTCCGCGGCGAATAA